In one window of Nodosilinea sp. PGN35 DNA:
- a CDS encoding glycosyltransferase family 2 protein yields the protein MNISVVIPCFNAAPVIRQQLDALTQQTLAPYEVIVADNGSTDDSRAIVEQYRDRLPRLTLVDASAVRGASHARNVGAKAATGDYLAFCDADDVVDQGWLAALAKAFADHGFLACRLDYEFLNNDTSNTSQTTGLQQFRTPFFPFAGGCGLAIERELHAAVGGFDEGISHLEDADYCIRVQMAGHPLVFVPEAVVHYRYGPGAQESFLESRQATYRKAYNWGYGLATLYLRYRDQGMQLHGLAPRLVLIPLWGLRAIGSGFRSHHSLWRLGWHMGVVNRLLSAS from the coding sequence ATGAACATCAGCGTTGTCATACCTTGCTTTAATGCTGCTCCCGTGATTCGGCAGCAGCTAGACGCCCTGACTCAGCAAACCCTTGCCCCCTACGAGGTCATCGTCGCCGACAACGGCTCTACCGACGACAGTCGAGCCATCGTTGAGCAGTACCGCGATCGCCTGCCCAGGCTCACCCTGGTCGATGCCTCAGCGGTGCGCGGGGCCTCCCACGCCCGCAACGTCGGGGCCAAAGCCGCCACCGGAGACTACCTGGCCTTTTGCGATGCCGACGATGTGGTTGATCAGGGCTGGCTGGCGGCCCTGGCTAAGGCCTTTGCCGACCACGGCTTTTTAGCCTGCCGCCTCGACTACGAATTCCTCAACAACGACACCAGCAACACCTCCCAAACCACCGGGCTACAGCAGTTTAGAACGCCATTCTTTCCCTTTGCAGGGGGCTGTGGGCTGGCCATAGAGCGGGAGCTGCACGCAGCGGTGGGGGGCTTCGACGAGGGGATCTCCCATCTAGAAGATGCCGACTACTGCATTCGGGTGCAGATGGCGGGCCATCCCCTGGTTTTTGTGCCCGAGGCCGTGGTGCACTACCGCTACGGCCCCGGTGCCCAGGAGTCGTTTCTGGAGTCTCGGCAGGCCACCTACCGCAAGGCCTACAACTGGGGCTACGGACTGGCCACCCTCTACCTGCGCTACCGCGACCAGGGCATGCAGCTCCACGGGCTGGCCCCCCGGCTGGTGCTGATTCCCCTGTGGGGGCTGCGGGCGATCGGGTCTGGCTTTCGATCGCACCACAGCCTCTGGCGGCTGGGCTGGCACATGGGCGTCGTCAACCGCTTGCTGAGTGCGTCTTAA
- a CDS encoding cysteine desulfurase family protein, whose product MQIYLDYSATTPPRPEAIAAMQAAMAEQWGNPSSLHHWGSRAATGLEQARLGVAALINAATADSIVFTAGGTEADNLALLGVARRYRVPQHLIISAVEHSAIAKPAQYLEQLGWQVTRLPVDAQGRVSPASLRQALRDNTVLVSIIYGQSEVGTLQPIEVLGQIARDHGALFHTDAVQVAGRLPIDVQTLPVDLLSLSSHKLYGPQGAGALYVRPQVELEPLLGGGGQEFGLRSGTQAVPTLAGFGAAAALAAAEMPAETLRLIGLRDRLFEQLAEVAELVPTGDRRHRLPHHASFCLTAADGDRLSGRTLVREMNLAGIGISAGSACHSGQVSPSPVLLAMGYGDRAARCGIRLTLGRHTTAADIDWTAMVLRQVLQRVLVPLTLSPV is encoded by the coding sequence ATGCAAATCTATTTAGACTACAGCGCTACTACGCCCCCGCGCCCGGAGGCCATAGCCGCGATGCAGGCGGCCATGGCCGAGCAGTGGGGCAACCCCTCCAGCCTGCACCACTGGGGCAGCCGCGCGGCCACCGGGCTGGAGCAGGCCCGCCTGGGGGTGGCAGCTCTCATCAACGCCGCTACCGCTGACTCAATTGTGTTTACGGCGGGGGGCACCGAGGCCGACAACCTGGCCCTGCTGGGGGTCGCCCGACGCTACCGGGTGCCCCAACACCTGATTATTTCGGCGGTGGAGCACTCGGCCATTGCCAAGCCCGCCCAGTACCTCGAACAGCTGGGTTGGCAGGTGACCCGGCTGCCCGTGGATGCCCAGGGTCGGGTGAGCCCCGCCAGCCTGCGCCAGGCCCTGCGCGACAACACCGTGCTGGTGTCGATTATTTACGGTCAGAGCGAGGTGGGCACCCTGCAACCCATCGAGGTGCTGGGGCAGATCGCCCGCGACCACGGGGCGCTGTTTCACACCGATGCAGTACAGGTGGCCGGGCGGCTGCCCATCGATGTGCAGACCCTGCCCGTCGATCTGCTGTCGCTCTCCAGCCACAAACTCTACGGCCCCCAGGGGGCCGGGGCCCTGTACGTGCGCCCTCAAGTCGAGCTTGAGCCGCTGCTGGGCGGCGGCGGTCAGGAATTTGGCCTGCGTTCGGGCACCCAGGCGGTACCGACCCTGGCTGGGTTTGGGGCGGCGGCGGCCCTGGCGGCGGCGGAAATGCCCGCCGAAACCCTGCGGCTGATCGGGCTGCGCGATCGCCTCTTTGAGCAGCTGGCCGAGGTAGCTGAGCTAGTGCCCACGGGCGATCGCCGCCACCGGCTGCCCCACCACGCCAGCTTTTGCCTGACCGCCGCCGATGGCGATCGCCTCAGCGGTCGCACCCTGGTGCGCGAGATGAACCTGGCGGGCATTGGCATCAGCGCTGGCTCGGCCTGCCACAGCGGCCAGGTCAGCCCCAGCCCGGTGCTGCTGGCCATGGGCTACGGCGATCGCGCCGCCCGCTGCGGCATTCGCCTCACCCTGGGGCGACACACCACCGCCGCCGACATCGACTGGACGGCGATGGTGCTGCGCCAGGTGCTCCAGCGCGTTCTGGTTCCCTTGACCCTTTCTCCGGTGTAG
- a CDS encoding DUF1995 family protein, whose amino-acid sequence MDSVTTPAGAGVPASLEAAIAQARGATQAAIEAGVPRMMVELVYSELKGLPVAAQFYPVLQELGLAFKIYFPDAGSAALARRNWGNPEFVVRGIGELHSEMEPGDQAYLFVEPSSIEVSQVEEMCAQAGDAFVIMLNPKLEDVATIGIGYAGRQLRDRFLSTLEPVYYLRPLEGAVLLRCYPHPWQLWQETDTGFTLLGEMPQKPSGEAIDRLLMGEAAAPDAAAPRGKRGGFLSELQGFIRALTQ is encoded by the coding sequence ATGGATTCTGTCACGACTCCCGCTGGGGCCGGTGTGCCCGCCAGTCTTGAAGCGGCGATCGCCCAGGCGCGGGGGGCCACCCAGGCCGCCATCGAGGCGGGGGTGCCGCGGATGATGGTGGAGCTGGTCTACTCCGAGCTGAAGGGTCTGCCCGTCGCCGCCCAGTTTTACCCGGTGCTGCAAGAGCTGGGGCTGGCCTTCAAAATTTACTTTCCCGACGCCGGGTCGGCGGCTTTGGCCCGCCGCAACTGGGGTAACCCCGAGTTTGTGGTGCGGGGCATTGGCGAGCTGCACAGCGAGATGGAGCCCGGTGACCAGGCCTATCTATTTGTGGAACCCTCGTCCATTGAGGTCAGCCAGGTCGAAGAGATGTGCGCCCAGGCGGGCGACGCCTTTGTGATCATGCTCAACCCCAAGCTCGAAGATGTCGCCACCATAGGCATTGGCTACGCCGGGCGGCAGCTGCGCGATCGCTTCCTCAGCACCCTCGAGCCAGTCTACTACCTGCGGCCCCTGGAGGGGGCGGTGCTGCTGCGCTGCTACCCGCACCCCTGGCAGCTGTGGCAGGAAACCGACACCGGCTTTACCCTGCTGGGTGAAATGCCCCAAAAACCCTCTGGAGAGGCGATCGATCGCCTGCTGATGGGCGAGGCCGCCGCCCCGGACGCAGCGGCCCCCAGGGGCAAGCGGGGTGGTTTTTTAAGCGAGCTTCAGGGATTCATTCGCGCCCTGACCCAGTAG
- the cphA gene encoding cyanophycin synthetase — protein MRILKTQTLRGPNYWSIRYPNLILMRLDLEDLADRPSDQIPGFYEALVETLPSLIEHFCSPGHRGGFLSRVRQGTYMGHIVEHVALELQTMAGMPVGFGRTRSVAEAGVYQVVFEYQNEQAGRYAARAAVRLCNSLIETGHYPKAELEQDLADLTEFRLDAALGPSTEAIVRAAESQDIPWMQLSTRAMIQLGYGRYQQRVQATLSSKTSILAVELASDKEGTKQILRNAGVPVPRGTVIYYLDELENAIADVGGYPIVIKPLDGNHGRGITIDIGTYEAAEDAYEAAKEVSRGVIVERFYRGRDHRVLVINGRVIAVAERVPAHVVGDGKSTIEQLIEVTNQDPRRGVGHDNLLTRIEVDRTTWQLLERKGYTLDTVLPAGEMCYLRATANLSTGGIAIDRTDDIHPDNIWVAQRIAKTIGLDIAGIDVVTTDISKPLREVDGVIVEVNAAPGLRMHVCPSVGIARNVAEPILAMLFPPGTRARIPVVAITGTNGKTTTTRLTAHIFKQTGQMVGFTTTDGIYIGDNMVEPGDTTGPQSAQVILQDPTVEVAVLETARGGILRSGLAFKDCDIGVVLNVAADHMGLGDINTLEDMAHLKSVVAETVRPSGYAVLNADDPLVATMAQKVKSQVAYFSMDPHNELVRKHAQQGGLAAIYEQGYLSILKGDWLLRIEQAEKVPLTMGGRAPFQIANALAASLAAFAQGVDIGYIRQALHTFEASTDQTPGRMNLFNLGRFSALVDYAHNPASYEALGGFVKNWPGKRIGVVGGPGDRRDDDFITLGKLAAQMFDDIIVKEDDDTRGRERGDAAKWIVHGIEEGASQASYRTILDETEAINTALDGAEDDSLVVILPESVTRAIALIQARNPLPPIGSGLNGPGLNGLSVSDPPPIDQYAQVHP, from the coding sequence ATGCGAATTCTTAAAACCCAGACTCTCCGAGGGCCAAACTACTGGAGTATCCGCTACCCCAACTTGATCCTGATGCGGCTGGATCTAGAAGACCTGGCCGATCGCCCCTCAGACCAAATCCCTGGGTTTTACGAAGCGCTAGTGGAGACCCTGCCCAGCCTGATTGAGCACTTCTGCTCGCCGGGGCACCGGGGCGGGTTTCTCAGCCGGGTGCGCCAGGGCACCTACATGGGCCACATCGTCGAGCACGTGGCCCTCGAGCTGCAAACCATGGCCGGCATGCCCGTGGGCTTTGGCCGCACCCGCAGCGTGGCCGAGGCCGGCGTCTACCAGGTGGTCTTTGAGTACCAAAATGAGCAGGCCGGGCGCTACGCGGCTCGGGCGGCGGTGCGCCTGTGCAACAGCCTGATTGAAACCGGCCACTACCCTAAGGCCGAACTCGAGCAAGACCTGGCCGACCTCACCGAGTTTCGCCTCGATGCCGCCCTCGGCCCCAGCACCGAAGCCATCGTACGCGCCGCCGAAAGCCAGGACATTCCCTGGATGCAGCTCTCCACCCGGGCCATGATTCAGCTGGGCTACGGCCGCTATCAGCAGCGGGTGCAGGCCACTCTGAGCAGCAAAACCAGCATTTTGGCGGTAGAGCTAGCCTCCGACAAAGAGGGCACCAAGCAAATCTTGCGCAATGCTGGGGTGCCCGTGCCCCGAGGCACCGTCATTTACTACCTCGATGAGCTGGAGAATGCGATCGCCGACGTGGGCGGCTACCCGATCGTAATTAAGCCCCTCGACGGCAACCACGGGCGCGGCATCACCATCGATATCGGCACCTATGAGGCTGCAGAAGATGCCTACGAAGCCGCCAAAGAAGTCTCTCGGGGCGTGATTGTCGAGCGCTTCTACCGGGGCCGCGACCACCGGGTGCTGGTGATCAACGGTCGGGTGATTGCGGTGGCCGAGCGGGTGCCCGCCCACGTAGTCGGCGACGGCAAATCCACCATTGAGCAGTTGATCGAGGTCACCAACCAGGACCCTCGCCGGGGGGTGGGCCACGATAACCTGCTGACCCGCATTGAGGTCGATCGCACCACCTGGCAGCTGCTCGAGCGCAAGGGCTACACCCTCGACACCGTGCTGCCCGCAGGCGAGATGTGCTACCTGCGGGCCACCGCCAACCTGAGCACCGGCGGCATCGCCATCGATCGCACCGACGACATTCACCCCGACAACATCTGGGTGGCCCAGCGCATCGCCAAAACCATCGGCCTCGACATCGCCGGTATCGATGTCGTCACCACCGACATCTCCAAGCCCCTGCGCGAGGTGGACGGAGTCATTGTCGAAGTCAACGCCGCCCCGGGGCTGCGCATGCACGTGTGCCCCAGCGTCGGCATCGCCCGCAATGTGGCCGAGCCCATTCTGGCGATGCTTTTTCCCCCCGGCACCCGCGCCCGCATTCCGGTGGTGGCGATTACCGGCACCAACGGCAAAACTACCACCACCCGCCTCACCGCCCACATCTTTAAGCAGACCGGCCAGATGGTGGGCTTTACCACCACCGACGGCATCTACATCGGCGACAACATGGTCGAGCCGGGCGACACCACCGGCCCCCAGAGCGCCCAGGTAATTTTGCAGGATCCCACCGTCGAGGTGGCGGTGCTGGAGACGGCGCGGGGCGGCATTCTGCGATCGGGCCTGGCCTTTAAAGACTGCGACATTGGCGTGGTGCTCAACGTCGCCGCCGACCACATGGGCCTGGGCGACATCAACACCCTCGAAGATATGGCCCACCTCAAGAGCGTGGTGGCCGAAACCGTGCGCCCCAGCGGCTACGCGGTGCTCAACGCCGACGACCCGCTGGTGGCCACTATGGCCCAGAAGGTCAAAAGCCAGGTGGCCTACTTCTCCATGGATCCCCACAACGAGCTGGTGCGTAAGCACGCCCAGCAGGGGGGGCTGGCCGCCATCTACGAGCAGGGCTACCTGTCCATTCTCAAGGGCGACTGGCTGCTGCGCATTGAGCAGGCCGAAAAAGTGCCTCTGACCATGGGCGGTAGAGCTCCCTTCCAGATTGCCAACGCCCTGGCGGCCAGTCTGGCGGCCTTTGCCCAGGGGGTTGACATCGGCTATATTCGCCAGGCCCTGCACACCTTTGAGGCCTCCACCGACCAGACCCCAGGCCGCATGAACCTGTTTAACCTGGGCCGTTTTAGCGCCCTGGTAGACTACGCCCACAACCCCGCCAGCTACGAGGCCCTGGGCGGCTTTGTGAAAAACTGGCCGGGCAAGCGCATTGGCGTGGTCGGCGGCCCCGGCGATCGCCGCGACGACGACTTTATCACCCTGGGCAAGCTGGCGGCCCAGATGTTTGACGACATCATCGTCAAAGAGGACGACGACACGCGGGGCCGCGAGCGCGGCGATGCCGCCAAGTGGATTGTCCACGGCATCGAGGAGGGGGCGAGCCAGGCCAGCTACCGCACCATTCTCGACGAGACCGAGGCGATCAACACCGCCCTCGACGGGGCTGAGGACGACAGCCTGGTAGTGATTCTGCCCGAGAGCGTGACCCGCGCGATCGCTTTGATCCAGGCCCGCAATCCTCTGCCGCCGATCGGCTCGGGGCTAAATGGGCCAGGGCTAAACGGGCTCTCGGTTTCAGACCCCCCGCCCATCGACCAGTACGCCCAGGTGCACCCCTAG
- a CDS encoding aminodeoxychorismate/anthranilate synthase component II, whose translation MILVIDNYDSFTYNLVQYLGELGAELPVAGDLRVFRNDEITVDEIVALKPDGIVISPGPGTPDDSGVSLEIIEKLGPTLPILGVCLGHQSLGQVFGGRVVRAAELMHGKTSPVFHTGQGVFAGLENPFLATRYHSLVIDRATCPEALEITAWVEDGTIMGVQHRDYPHLHGVQFHPESILTEAGLQILRNFLTSLPVAMAA comes from the coding sequence ATGATTTTAGTGATCGACAACTACGACAGCTTTACCTACAACCTGGTGCAGTATCTGGGCGAACTGGGGGCTGAGCTACCGGTGGCGGGCGACCTGCGGGTGTTTCGCAACGACGAAATTACCGTAGACGAAATTGTCGCCCTGAAGCCCGACGGCATTGTCATCTCCCCCGGCCCGGGCACCCCCGACGATTCCGGGGTTTCTCTAGAAATCATTGAAAAACTCGGCCCCACGCTGCCCATTCTGGGCGTCTGCCTGGGCCACCAGAGCCTCGGCCAGGTGTTTGGCGGCAGGGTAGTGCGCGCCGCCGAACTGATGCACGGTAAGACGTCCCCAGTCTTTCACACCGGCCAGGGGGTATTTGCTGGGCTAGAGAACCCCTTTCTGGCCACCCGCTACCACAGCCTGGTGATCGACCGGGCGACCTGCCCCGAGGCGCTAGAGATTACCGCCTGGGTTGAAGACGGCACCATTATGGGGGTGCAGCACCGCGACTACCCGCACCTGCACGGAGTGCAGTTTCACCCCGAGAGCATTCTCACCGAGGCGGGTCTGCAAATTTTGCGGAACTTTCTCACATCGCTGCCGGTGGCCATGGCCGCCTAG
- a CDS encoding diacylglycerol kinase family protein has protein sequence MTLYSENSETVVSMPETKLSPVERSLSWKVATNLLVSFKYAWQGVSYAFRTQRNFRIHVVVGSFAVSLAIALRLAPVELAVIILTCGIVLTLELINTALESVVDLTVEQTYHELAKIAKDCAAAAVLISALIALSVAACLLLPPLWQLLWPQLF, from the coding sequence ATGACCCTCTACAGCGAAAACTCTGAGACGGTGGTGTCGATGCCTGAGACTAAGCTCAGCCCGGTGGAGCGATCGCTCTCCTGGAAGGTGGCCACCAACCTGCTGGTGAGCTTTAAATACGCCTGGCAGGGGGTGAGCTATGCCTTTCGCACCCAGCGCAACTTTCGCATCCACGTGGTGGTGGGCAGCTTTGCGGTCAGTCTGGCGATCGCCCTTCGCCTTGCCCCGGTAGAGCTGGCGGTGATTATTCTCACCTGCGGCATTGTGCTCACCCTGGAGCTGATCAACACCGCCCTGGAGTCGGTGGTCGATCTCACCGTCGAGCAGACCTATCACGAACTCGCTAAGATCGCCAAAGACTGCGCCGCCGCCGCCGTGCTGATCTCGGCCCTGATTGCGCTGTCGGTGGCGGCCTGTCTGCTGCTGCCGCCCCTGTGGCAGCTGCTCTGGCCACAGCTGTTCTAG